The DNA region TGCGAGAGCGGGGCCAGGTCGCCGGAGCAGCCGAGCGAGCCGTATTCGTGCACGACGGGGGTGATGCCCGCGTTGAGCACGTCGGCCATGGTCTGCGCGACCTCGGGGCGTACGCCGGTGTGGCCGGAGGCCAGGGTCTTCAGCCGCAGGAACATCAGCGCCCTGACGACCTCGCGCTCGACGTGGGGGCCCATGCCCGCCGCGTGCGAGCGGACGATGTTGCGCTGCAGCTGCGCGCGCAGCTCCGGGCCGATGTGCCGGCTGGCGAGGGCGCCGAAGCCGGTGGAGACGCCGTAGACCGGCTCGGGCTTGGCGGCGAGCGCGTCGACGATCTCGCGGGCGGCGGCCAGGGCCTCGACGGCGGCTGCGGAGAGTTCGACCCGGGCGCCCTGGCGGGCCACGGCGATGACGTCCTGGGCGGTGGTGCCGGACGTCCCCACCACGACTGTATGCATATCCATATTCAGAAGCGTACGGACTGAATCGCCACATGTCACCAGTGGTCGTGCGGTTGACCCCTTACGACAGGTGCACGGCGGAGAACGGACCAGGTCGTCACCGCCCCGCCCTACCGCTCACCCCCGGGCGGGCTCCCCCGCAGCCTGCGGCGGTCGTGCGGGGATCTGGGCGGGGAATCGGCGAGCCGGATGACCTCGCCGTCCCGCCCCGCCACGACGGGCTTGCGGGAGTGCGCCGCCTTCGCCTGGTACTGGGCCGCGTCGGCCAGCCGGAAGAGCCGCCGCGCGGAGCGGACGGGACCGATGTCGTCTCCGGTCGACGCGACGCCGCAGGCGACCCCGTCGCCGAGCTCCAGGCCGACGGCCCGCGCGCAGAGCTCCTCGGACACCCGGACCACCTCGTCCGCGGCGGGCCCCACCGTCAGCAGACAGAACTCGTCCCCGCCCAGCCGGGCCGCCAGCGCCCCGGGGAGCATCGCCCCGCAGAGGGAGAGCACGGAGCCGAATCGTTCCAGCAGACGGTCGCCGACGGCGTGGCCGTGTGTGTCGTTGACCGACTTGAGGCCGTTCAGGTCGCAGACGACCAGGCTGACCACCGCGCCCTCGAGGCGGTGCCGCTCCACCGCCTCGTCGAGCCGGATGTCGACCGCGCGGCGGTTGGCCAGCCCGGTCAGGGGGTCGGTGAAGGCCAGCTTGCGG from Streptomyces sp. B1I3 includes:
- a CDS encoding GGDEF domain-containing protein → MGGDEVRLRAVVALAQTMAAACTPQDSWRAAALGACEALGGSFAALSFWERDRGRLRVLVNVGERARGEEEFPDEETYPVHQFPEITEFLHERWAGGGEPDAWVETADGRRAAGAPTRGARPYCHQRVAALRRRGRGCCVVAPIVLRGRAWGELYVARPAGVPVFDREDADFATVLAAVAAAGIAQTERLEEVRKLAFTDPLTGLANRRAVDIRLDEAVERHRLEGAVVSLVVCDLNGLKSVNDTHGHAVGDRLLERFGSVLSLCGAMLPGALAARLGGDEFCLLTVGPAADEVVRVSEELCARAVGLELGDGVACGVASTGDDIGPVRSARRLFRLADAAQYQAKAAHSRKPVVAGRDGEVIRLADSPPRSPHDRRRLRGSPPGGER